The following proteins are encoded in a genomic region of Xanthocytophaga agilis:
- a CDS encoding amino acid permease, which produces MKNLFRKKTVGQILTDLSTRESEHGGLNRMLKVRDLTSFGIAAIIGAGIFSTIGRASFNGGPAVSLLFVFVAIACVFTALCYAQFASTVPVSGSAYTYAYVSFGEIFAWIIGWALILEYAVSNMVVAISWSEYFSSMLSGFGVELPRWITTDPISSGRAFAEMQEAIQNNTLNELPSNTRILAEAYQNAPSIGGVKVLLDLPAGIITALVTWLVYMGIKESRTTSNILVVLKLAVILLVIFAGAFFVKPENWSPFAPNGVNGVLSSVAAVFFAFIGFDSISTTAEECSNPQRDLPRAMIYSLIICTTLYVIITLVLTGMVNYKDLKVDDPLAYVFSRVNMDFIAGVISVSAVVAITSALLVYQLGQPRIWMTMSRDGLLWKKFSEIHPTYKTPGFATIITGLLVAIPSLFLDMQFFVDLTSVGTFFAFIMVCGGVLYMDKKGLSKDSKFKMPRISGKYIVGLLFGIGLYFALKQENYMQTLEEKPLLIVFWITWLVLSVLSFLYDFLLIPVLGILTNLYLMTELGLSNWIMFVIWLIIGLVIYFAYGYKKSKLAATKMQSI; this is translated from the coding sequence TGGCGCTGGTATTTTCAGTACCATTGGGCGTGCGAGTTTTAATGGCGGGCCTGCAGTTTCCTTATTGTTTGTCTTTGTAGCAATTGCCTGTGTATTTACCGCTTTATGTTATGCCCAGTTCGCATCTACTGTTCCAGTAAGTGGTAGTGCTTATACCTATGCCTATGTTTCCTTTGGCGAAATATTTGCCTGGATAATTGGATGGGCATTGATTTTGGAGTATGCAGTTTCTAATATGGTGGTAGCCATTTCCTGGTCAGAATATTTTTCTTCAATGCTTAGTGGGTTTGGTGTAGAACTGCCTCGATGGATTACTACAGACCCAATTTCTTCTGGTAGAGCATTTGCAGAGATGCAGGAGGCTATTCAGAATAATACCTTGAATGAGCTTCCTTCTAATACACGCATTCTGGCTGAGGCTTACCAGAATGCACCTTCTATTGGAGGTGTTAAAGTATTGCTTGACCTTCCCGCAGGGATAATTACTGCTTTGGTTACATGGCTCGTATATATGGGAATTAAAGAATCTCGCACAACCAGTAATATCCTGGTAGTATTAAAACTAGCTGTAATCTTATTGGTGATTTTTGCAGGGGCCTTTTTTGTAAAACCTGAAAATTGGTCTCCTTTTGCTCCAAATGGTGTAAATGGTGTCTTGAGTAGCGTTGCGGCAGTATTCTTTGCTTTTATTGGATTTGACTCTATCTCTACTACAGCTGAAGAATGTAGTAATCCTCAAAGAGATTTGCCCAGAGCAATGATTTACTCCTTGATTATTTGTACAACGTTATATGTTATCATTACCTTGGTGCTTACAGGTATGGTTAATTACAAAGATTTAAAAGTAGATGATCCATTGGCTTATGTATTTTCCAGAGTGAATATGGATTTTATTGCTGGGGTTATCTCTGTAAGTGCTGTAGTGGCTATAACGAGTGCATTGTTAGTGTATCAATTGGGGCAACCACGGATTTGGATGACAATGAGTCGGGATGGTCTTTTGTGGAAGAAATTCAGTGAAATTCACCCTACATACAAGACTCCAGGCTTCGCTACTATTATTACAGGTTTGCTAGTAGCAATTCCATCTTTGTTTCTTGATATGCAGTTCTTTGTTGACTTGACAAGTGTAGGTACTTTCTTTGCTTTTATTATGGTATGTGGAGGTGTATTGTATATGGATAAGAAAGGACTGAGCAAAGATTCTAAATTTAAAATGCCTCGCATCAGTGGAAAGTATATAGTAGGGTTGTTGTTTGGTATTGGGTTATATTTTGCGTTAAAGCAGGAAAACTATATGCAGACTTTAGAAGAGAAGCCATTATTGATTGTTTTCTGGATTACGTGGCTGGTGCTGTCTGTATTGAGCTTCCTCTATGACTTTCTGCTTATTCCTGTATTGGGAATATTAACCAACTTGTATCTCATGACAGAGTTGGGATTATCTAACTGGATTATGTTTGTTATCTGGTTAATCATTGGCTTAGTTATTTATTTTGCTTATGGTTATAAGAAAAGCAAACTAGCTGCTACTAAAATGCAGAGTATCTAA